Proteins encoded in a region of the Chryseobacterium piperi genome:
- a CDS encoding helix-turn-helix domain-containing protein, producing MNNHFFDIIEHTNRSVFLTGKAGTGKTTFLNEFVKKTRKKHIVVAPTGIAAINAGGVTIHSMFGLPLRTFLPTTDRIDGSLANNIADLMPHFKYRKDKLKLLREVEVIIIDEVSMLRADVLDMMDFSLRFIRRNNQRFGGVQMLLIGDLYQLPPVVRDEHVLKMFYQSPFFFDSHAIKEIPLITIELTKVYRQSDQDFLEILNAIRDGDVANIDFEHLNERYDPDFETGHDSYVYLCSHNKMADEINQEKLAKIKVTPNTYEAKLFGEFKENQFPNEQFLELKIGAQVMFIRNDISPEKKYFNGKLGEISALDENEIRVVLEGSEREIVVKREVWEQKKYFLDTDKNIKEEVLGSFEQFPIKLAWAVTIHKSQGLTFDKVIIDAGKSFTAGQVYVALSRCRTLEGIVLKSKITPEVIFKDNRILQFQGDTFANDRVENILNKEKYDYSIRKVLRTLDSLWLLHEVEEWNKLSIATKSIDHVKANQLYLQLKHEIVQLGKVFTKLERILFQKINLFIDKEEEWSEIESKTKGAVNFFFVAIRDKVFNPLKDFYAEIKGAKGLKQYNEELKNWLEDVEEYLNNLKEAHLLETKLLDEANNKEINLKIAKVPSQVLTFQLFEQGKTIGEISLERGLVKETVIGHLAKFAEQGLLDISRVITSDKIKAFETEFYNNSHETLTEWKSALPNDFEFNEIRILLNHYNYKKGKNS from the coding sequence ATGAACAATCATTTTTTTGACATAATAGAACATACCAACAGAAGCGTTTTTCTTACAGGAAAAGCCGGAACAGGTAAAACAACTTTTCTTAACGAGTTTGTAAAAAAAACACGGAAAAAGCATATTGTAGTAGCACCTACGGGAATTGCTGCCATTAACGCCGGAGGGGTCACCATTCACTCGATGTTTGGATTGCCTCTAAGAACTTTTTTACCTACTACAGACCGTATCGATGGAAGTTTGGCAAATAATATTGCTGACCTGATGCCTCATTTCAAATACCGAAAAGATAAGTTGAAGCTTTTAAGAGAAGTGGAAGTTATTATTATCGATGAGGTTTCTATGTTAAGAGCGGATGTCCTGGATATGATGGATTTTTCCTTACGTTTTATCCGAAGGAATAATCAGCGGTTCGGGGGAGTTCAGATGCTGTTGATTGGTGATTTGTATCAGCTTCCTCCCGTAGTAAGAGATGAACATGTATTGAAGATGTTCTATCAGTCACCTTTCTTTTTTGATAGTCATGCAATAAAGGAAATTCCATTGATTACGATTGAACTGACAAAGGTTTATCGTCAATCTGATCAGGATTTTTTAGAGATCTTAAATGCGATTCGTGATGGAGATGTGGCCAATATAGATTTTGAACATCTTAATGAAAGATATGATCCCGATTTTGAAACCGGTCACGATTCCTATGTGTATTTATGTTCGCATAATAAAATGGCTGATGAAATCAATCAGGAGAAATTGGCTAAAATAAAAGTAACTCCCAATACTTATGAAGCCAAACTTTTTGGAGAATTTAAGGAGAATCAGTTTCCCAATGAACAGTTTTTGGAACTGAAAATTGGTGCTCAGGTTATGTTTATCCGAAATGATATTTCTCCGGAAAAGAAATATTTTAATGGGAAGCTGGGAGAGATTTCAGCTTTGGATGAAAATGAAATTCGTGTAGTTTTAGAAGGTAGTGAAAGGGAAATTGTCGTTAAGAGAGAAGTTTGGGAACAGAAAAAATATTTTTTAGATACAGATAAAAATATTAAAGAAGAAGTTTTGGGAAGCTTTGAGCAGTTTCCTATCAAGCTGGCTTGGGCAGTAACAATTCATAAAAGTCAGGGACTGACTTTTGATAAGGTGATCATTGATGCTGGGAAGAGTTTTACAGCAGGTCAGGTATATGTCGCCTTGTCCCGTTGCAGAACCTTAGAAGGGATTGTTCTTAAATCCAAAATCACACCTGAAGTCATCTTTAAAGATAATAGGATTTTACAATTTCAGGGAGATACTTTTGCCAATGATAGAGTAGAAAACATATTAAATAAGGAAAAATACGATTATAGTATCAGAAAAGTGCTTCGAACACTGGATAGTCTTTGGCTCCTGCATGAAGTGGAAGAGTGGAATAAGCTCTCAATTGCTACTAAGAGTATTGACCACGTAAAAGCCAATCAGCTTTACCTTCAACTCAAACATGAAATTGTTCAACTGGGAAAAGTCTTTACCAAACTAGAGCGTATTTTATTCCAGAAAATCAACCTTTTCATCGATAAAGAAGAAGAGTGGTCGGAAATTGAAAGCAAGACCAAAGGAGCTGTAAATTTCTTTTTTGTTGCAATCCGGGATAAAGTTTTTAATCCTCTGAAAGATTTCTATGCTGAAATCAAAGGAGCGAAAGGGCTAAAGCAGTATAATGAGGAATTAAAAAACTGGCTTGAAGATGTTGAAGAATATTTAAATAATTTAAAAGAAGCTCATTTATTGGAAACAAAGCTTCTGGATGAGGCCAACAATAAAGAAATTAATTTAAAAATTGCAAAAGTCCCTTCCCAGGTTCTTACTTTTCAATTATTTGAACAAGGAAAAACGATCGGTGAAATTTCTTTAGAAAGAGGTTTGGTTAAGGAAACGGTGATCGGTCATTTGGCGAAATTTGCAGAACAGGGATTACTGGATATTTCAAGGGTAATCACTTCAGATAAGATCAAAGCTTTTGAAACAGAATTTTATAACAATTCACATGAGACACTTACAGAATGGAAAAGTGCATTGCCAAATGATTTTGAATTTAATGAGATTAGGATTCTTTTAAATCATTATAATTATAAAAAAGGAAAGAATTCATAG
- the hemH gene encoding ferrochelatase, translated as MAKKGILLVNLGSPKSTDVKDVKEYLDEFLMDEKVIDYRWIFRALLVRGIILNTRPAKSAEAYKTVWTDEGSPLVVITEKIQKKLQKLVDVPVEIGMRYAQPSIEAGIQKLVDQGVSDIVLFPLYPQYAMSTTETVIEKAEEVRKKKFPTVKINYIQPFYDREIYINCLADSIREKLPENFDALQFSYHGVPERHIYKTDPSNTCKIDDANCINSKIEAHNARCYRHQCYKTTESVIAKMGLPKEKTIVSFQSRLGKDKWIEPYTDETLETIPKKGIKNLAVVCPAFVSDCLETLEEISVEGKEQFMHGGGENFHYIPCLNDEDRWIDVVKTLCEEKLNEFYFV; from the coding sequence TTGGCTAAAAAAGGAATTTTACTGGTAAATCTTGGCTCCCCAAAATCTACAGACGTAAAGGATGTAAAAGAATATCTCGACGAGTTTTTAATGGATGAAAAGGTGATAGATTATCGTTGGATTTTCAGAGCGCTTTTAGTTCGTGGTATTATCCTTAATACAAGACCGGCAAAATCTGCTGAAGCTTATAAAACAGTTTGGACAGATGAGGGTTCTCCCTTGGTCGTAATCACTGAAAAAATTCAGAAAAAATTACAAAAACTGGTGGACGTTCCCGTGGAAATCGGAATGCGTTATGCGCAGCCAAGTATTGAGGCAGGTATTCAAAAATTAGTTGATCAGGGAGTTTCTGACATTGTTCTTTTCCCACTGTATCCTCAATATGCTATGAGTACAACGGAAACAGTGATTGAAAAAGCAGAGGAAGTAAGAAAGAAAAAATTCCCAACGGTAAAAATTAATTACATTCAACCTTTCTATGATAGAGAAATCTACATTAATTGTCTAGCAGATAGCATCCGGGAAAAACTTCCTGAAAATTTTGATGCTTTACAATTCTCTTATCATGGTGTTCCGGAACGGCATATTTATAAAACAGATCCTTCGAATACCTGTAAGATTGATGATGCCAATTGTATTAACAGTAAGATTGAGGCTCATAATGCCCGTTGTTACAGACACCAGTGTTATAAAACCACAGAGTCCGTCATTGCAAAGATGGGACTACCAAAAGAAAAAACTATTGTTTCGTTTCAGTCTAGACTGGGAAAAGATAAATGGATTGAACCTTATACTGATGAAACTTTAGAAACCATTCCTAAAAAAGGAATTAAAAATTTAGCGGTCGTTTGCCCTGCTTTCGTATCTGATTGTTTAGAAACTCTGGAAGAAATTTCTGTAGAGGGGAAAGAGCAATTCATGCACGGTGGCGGAGAAAACTTCCATTATATTCCATGTTTGAATGATGAAGACCGATGGATAGATGTTGTAAAAACCCTATGTGAAGAAAAACTTAATGAATTTTATTTCGTATAA
- a CDS encoding M12 family metallopeptidase — MKTKSIFFYSKAMTKKMICLSLIAATLYSCDKSNDDLDTSTNPSSSKEEIKKGQLNGQSITYIRKDGMNFFQGDIVLSDKQLNDNSQEKGGASFSRWPNKTIYYTIASNMGSINRDKIINAINQYNSKTNAKWVARTNQSNYVQFIFGSQSGSDGWAHIGYQGGVQTISLDQYVSVGTVIHEMGHTVGIYHEHTRKDRDQYVRIIWANIQNGQSSNFEKYNSGNDIGPFDINSVMMYWSTSYSRNGQPTITRADGSNFNYVRNGFTNVDIQTINTMYPN; from the coding sequence ATGAAAACAAAATCAATTTTTTTCTACTCAAAGGCAATGACAAAAAAGATGATTTGCCTGAGCTTAATTGCAGCAACTTTATATTCTTGTGATAAAAGTAATGACGACCTGGATACCAGTACCAATCCGTCTTCCTCAAAAGAAGAAATTAAAAAAGGTCAATTAAATGGTCAATCTATTACCTATATCAGAAAGGATGGAATGAACTTTTTTCAAGGAGATATTGTTCTTTCTGATAAACAGTTAAATGATAATTCACAAGAAAAAGGAGGCGCAAGCTTCTCAAGATGGCCTAATAAAACGATTTACTATACTATTGCCAGTAATATGGGGTCTATCAATAGGGATAAAATTATTAATGCCATTAATCAGTATAACTCTAAAACCAATGCCAAATGGGTTGCCCGTACTAATCAGAGTAATTATGTACAATTCATTTTCGGAAGTCAGTCAGGATCAGATGGATGGGCTCATATAGGTTATCAGGGGGGAGTACAAACCATCTCTCTGGATCAATATGTTTCAGTAGGGACAGTCATTCATGAAATGGGACATACCGTGGGTATTTATCATGAACACACCCGCAAGGACAGGGATCAATACGTTCGCATCATATGGGCTAATATCCAAAATGGACAAAGCTCTAATTTCGAAAAATATAATTCAGGAAATGATATCGGGCCTTTTGATATTAATTCGGTAATGATGTATTGGTCAACTTCCTATTCACGAAACGGGCAGCCAACTATTACGAGAGCTGATGGCAGTAATTTTAACTATGTAAGAAATGGCTTTACTAATGTTGATATTCAAACCATCAACACAATGTATCCTAATTAA
- a CDS encoding gamma carbonic anhydrase family protein, whose translation MALIKELLGKTPQIGDNTFLAETATIIGDVTMGKECSVWYNAVIRGDVNYIKMGDKVNVQDNVMLHCTYERFPLVIGNNVSIGHNAIVHGCTVQDNVLIGMGAIVMDDCVVEENSIIGAGSVVTQGTHIKSGEVWGGVPARKIKDISAQLLEGEVNRIADNYVKYSSWYKD comes from the coding sequence ATGGCACTTATAAAAGAACTTTTAGGCAAAACACCACAGATCGGAGACAATACATTTTTAGCAGAAACAGCAACCATCATCGGAGATGTAACTATGGGTAAAGAATGCAGTGTATGGTACAATGCGGTGATTCGTGGTGATGTTAACTATATTAAAATGGGAGATAAGGTCAATGTACAGGATAATGTCATGCTTCATTGTACTTATGAAAGATTCCCATTAGTAATCGGGAATAATGTTTCAATCGGTCATAATGCTATTGTCCATGGATGTACCGTTCAGGATAATGTATTAATAGGAATGGGAGCCATTGTTATGGATGATTGCGTGGTTGAAGAAAATTCTATTATCGGTGCAGGTTCGGTTGTTACACAAGGAACTCATATTAAATCCGGAGAAGTCTGGGGCGGGGTACCTGCCAGAAAAATTAAAGACATTTCTGCCCAGCTATTGGAAGGAGAGGTAAACAGGATTGCAGATAATTACGTGAAATATTCTTCGTGGTATAAAGATTAA
- a CDS encoding NifU family protein → MHKILIEPTENPKVMKFVADYNLIPGSLELDRSSDISEIPLAQELFNYPFVERVFITANFVAVAKQDTIEWEHVAESLKNVIEDELLANPRVYLQKRKEMYQIYAEMTPNPNVMKFVSNKLLLEGFVEVKSRDEAEGVPLAQAIFKEFDFAKEVFISDNFVAVTRDQSVEWHQVMMAVRGLIAEYLQNGGEISNMEPQKHENPVEKIINRDYTDDEQKISDILNEYVAPAVENDGGKISLMEYDEASKTAKMLLQGACSGCPSSTATLKNGIENILKQFVPDLVERVEAVNG, encoded by the coding sequence ATGCATAAGATACTTATAGAGCCAACAGAAAACCCAAAAGTGATGAAATTTGTTGCTGATTACAATTTGATTCCCGGGTCTCTGGAGTTGGACAGAAGTTCAGATATATCAGAAATTCCTCTTGCTCAGGAATTGTTCAACTATCCTTTTGTGGAAAGAGTTTTCATTACAGCTAATTTTGTAGCCGTTGCCAAGCAGGACACTATAGAATGGGAGCATGTCGCTGAAAGTCTGAAAAATGTAATCGAAGATGAGCTATTGGCCAATCCGAGAGTTTATCTCCAAAAGAGAAAGGAAATGTATCAGATCTATGCTGAAATGACTCCTAATCCTAACGTAATGAAGTTTGTCTCTAACAAATTATTACTGGAAGGTTTCGTAGAAGTAAAATCAAGAGATGAAGCAGAAGGAGTTCCTTTAGCGCAAGCTATTTTCAAGGAGTTTGATTTTGCAAAAGAAGTTTTCATTTCAGATAATTTCGTAGCCGTAACCAGAGATCAGTCTGTAGAATGGCATCAGGTAATGATGGCCGTACGTGGTCTTATTGCTGAATATCTTCAGAACGGAGGGGAAATTTCAAATATGGAACCTCAAAAACATGAAAATCCAGTAGAGAAAATCATCAACAGAGATTATACGGATGATGAGCAGAAAATTTCAGATATCCTGAATGAATATGTAGCTCCTGCGGTAGAAAATGATGGTGGAAAAATTTCATTGATGGAATATGACGAAGCTAGTAAAACAGCAAAAATGCTTTTACAAGGGGCTTGTTCAGGATGTCCTAGTTCTACAGCCACTCTAAAAAACGGAATAGAAAATATTTTAAAACAATTTGTTCCTGATTTGGTAGAGAGAGTAGAAGCAGTTAACGGATAA